The sequence below is a genomic window from Methanosarcinales archaeon.
AAACAGGGTGATCCTTACACAAAGGGTTCCATTGACTGGCAGAAATGCTTCAATCTCCTTGGAAATGAAGCACTGATGCTCGGGTATGCAGCCTGTCTGCAATGTGCTTCAGTATGTCCCCACAGCAAGCAGGTGAGGTAATATATCAAAAAGCCAAAGACCCCCGAATTGCCTCACAAAATCCGGGGCATCATGCAATATACCTTAATTATTTTTTTTGCAATTAAAAAAAGGGCACAAAAGAAGAAATTATAACCTTTTTAAATATTCATTGAATTCTGCCTTATTTACTTCTATTCCTCTTAAAATTTCTTTAATCAATGGTTTCGCTAAATCTCTTCCACTATGATGGGGAATTGTTGTAGTTCTCCCATCCGGATGTTTATAAAATACATGACTTCCCTTTTGACGAACTCGTTCAAAACCTAATTTAAACAATAACTTTTCCATTTTCCTGGCATCAACTACTTGAAGTCTTGTCAACAAGTCACCTCTACCTGTTGTATTCCTACAAATTCTGGCAGATGCTGTTTTTCATCAGGGTCCATTTCTTCTAGGCACAATTCAAGTACTTCTATTAGATTAGTTTGCAGCTCATCTAAAGTCTCAGCTTGTGTGTGTGCACCAGGAATTCCAGGGACTATAGCTACATATAAACCAGATTCTATATCTTTCTCAACATATGCAGTTATTCTTGGCATCTAATTACCTCAATAATTTATATTTTGTAGATACTAATTTGTCTTATCCTTATTTAAACCGAGATGATAGAATGATTG
It includes:
- a CDS encoding type II toxin-antitoxin system HicA family toxin — encoded protein: MTRLQVVDARKMEKLLFKLGFERVRQKGSHVFYKHPDGRTTTIPHHSGRDLAKPLIKEILRGIEVNKAEFNEYLKRL
- a CDS encoding type II toxin-antitoxin system HicB family antitoxin encodes the protein MPRITAYVEKDIESGLYVAIVPGIPGAHTQAETLDELQTNLIEVLELCLEEMDPDEKQHLPEFVGIQQVEVTC